From Thermus islandicus DSM 21543:
CCAGGGCCTCAGCGCTCCCCTTTAGGGTGTGGTGCCCAAGCACGTGGGCCCGGGCGCAGGCGCCAAGGGCCTGCCCCTCCCCCTGGAGCTGGTTGAGCGCCTGGGCGAGGAGGTGGGGTCTGGGGGGTACGAGGAGGCCGGTGACGCCGTTTTGGATGAGCTCTTCCTGGGCGGGGATGGGGGTGGTGA
This genomic window contains:
- a CDS encoding glycosyltransferase, translated to TTPIPAQEELIQNGVTGLLVPPRPHLLAQALNQLQGEGQALGACARAHVLGHHTLKGSAEALAAALKEAIHA